In Candidatus Dormiibacterota bacterium, the genomic stretch GACTGCAGGATGTCCTGGAGCTCCAGCACCGTGACGGCCCGGTTGAGGGTGAAGAGCACTGCCTCGAGGGCCGCGGCCAAACCCGTGGTATCCCGCACCTGCGTCGCACCATCGATCGTCGAGCTCACTCGGTTTCCTTCCTCTCCAGTCCGTGCACGGTGATCTCAGCGAAGGCCGAGGCCTGGGCCACGCGGGCCTCACCGATTCTAATCAGCTCGAGGAGCGCGAGAAAGGTGACCACGGCTTCCAGCCGTGTGCGGGCGTGGCGGAAGATGGCGCTGAAGTTGAGTTGCGACTGACGCGCGACCATCTGGCGCAGTTCCTCGAGCTTCTCCGCGAGCGAAACGTGCTCCATCTCGACGGTGACCTGGCCCGGCGGTGGCAAGCGGTCGAGCACGTGCCGGAAGGCATTGGCGAGCGCGTCGAGACTGACCTGCACTCGCGCCTGCGGGATGACGTCAGGCTCGAGCAGGCCCGCGAAGGTGAAGCGCCCGCTCGCGTGCCGCCGCATCAGCGACTCAGCGAGTTCCTTGAAGCGCTTGTACTCTTCGAGGCGTCCCTTGATCGCGTCCTCCCAAGCCTGGAGATCTTCCTCCTCCCCTACGGTCGCATCCGGCATCAGGCCGGCGGCCTTCAGTTGGACCAGCCGAGCACCAATCACCAGGAACGCGGCCAGGCGGTCGAGCGGTGGATGCTCCCGCTCGATGGCGCGAAGGTAGTCATCGGTGAGACTGGCGAGCGGGACGGCCTTGAGGTCGACCTCGGCTCGCTGCGCGAGGGTGAGCAACAGCTCGATCGGCCCATCGAAGGCGGGCGTCCGCACCACGTAGACGGGGTCGTGCTCGAGCTCGGCCGTGATCTCGCGGCTCAATTGCGTCCGTCTGCTCGCTGCAAACGGCGGGTCACGTCGGATTGTGGCGCCTTGGCGTGATGCTCGGCCACGATCCCCGCGAGCTCGGCCGCGCCCGTCGCGCGCAGCCGCTCGGCGCCGATGCGCGCGTGATCGGCGTAGATCCCATAGCGACGCGCGAAGGCCGGCCGGGACCCAAGGAGCGCCTTCAACGCCTTCGGCGAGACGGCCCGTAGGAAGACGGTCAGGCTCCGCTCGACGACTGAGAGGTGTGCCTCGTTCTTCCCCAGGTCATGGAGCAGGGCCGCCTGCTGCAACAGTTGGCTGGGTTGGCCCTCGAGCTGAGTCACCGTCTGCAGCACGTCGAGGCCATGGCGCTGATCATTGACCGGGAGCTCGAAAAACATGATCGCGAGAGGGCCGAGGACTCGCTCCGCGCTCGCCCTCTCCTGCGGCGTGACGCGGGCGGACGCATGACGCCAGAA encodes the following:
- a CDS encoding segregation/condensation protein A; this translates as MSREITAELEHDPVYVVRTPAFDGPIELLLTLAQRAEVDLKAVPLASLTDDYLRAIEREHPPLDRLAAFLVIGARLVQLKAAGLMPDATVGEEEDLQAWEDAIKGRLEEYKRFKELAESLMRRHASGRFTFAGLLEPDVIPQARVQVSLDALANAFRHVLDRLPPPGQVTVEMEHVSLAEKLEELRQMVARQSQLNFSAIFRHARTRLEAVVTFLALLELIRIGEARVAQASAFAEITVHGLERKETE
- a CDS encoding HDIG domain-containing protein; its protein translation is MHRVGQFWRHASARVTPQERASAERVLGPLAIMFFELPVNDQRHGLDVLQTVTQLEGQPSQLLQQAALLHDLGKNEAHLSVVERSLTVFLRAVSPKALKALLGSRPAFARRYGIYADHARIGAERLRATGAAELAGIVAEHHAKAPQSDVTRRLQRADGRN